One region of Danio rerio strain Tuebingen ecotype United States chromosome 5, GRCz12tu, whole genome shotgun sequence genomic DNA includes:
- the ganaba gene encoding uncharacterized protein LOC100126019 precursor (The RefSeq protein has 6 substitutions, 1 non-frameshifting indel compared to this genomic sequence) → MAASCDSFVLLLFLLFVSAQAVDRSNFKTCDQSSFCKRQRELKPGQSPYRALLDTLELSDSRLTLQLINDNNKVRLLLELYRLQGNMTRVKINELKPIKPRYEVPDVLISDPITEALSVVSQDDNSLVLSLGGNEQRLIVSAQPFRLDIIEGPQVLMSLNSRGLLAFEHLRVRKDTNSESEETTGQQKEEQQTSEDGQIKEEEEEEKPGMWEETFKSHSDSKPNGPSSISLDFSLPGVEHVYGIPEHADTLRLKSTENSDPYRLYNLDVFQYELHNPMALYGAVPVLISHSTERTMGIFWLNAAETWVDISSNSPDTVSSDAPQTNVRWVSESGIIDVFIMLGPKPADVFTQYASLTGTQSFPPLSALAYHQCRWNYNDQEDVKAVDQGFDEHDIPYDFIWLDIEHADGKRYFTWDPIKFPTPKDMLKGLMDKRRKLVAIVDPHIRVDSGYRIHNEIRSKNFYVKNKDGGDYEGWCWPGNSGYPDFTNPEMRAWWASMFAYDQYEGSMENQYIWNDMNEPSVFNGPEVTMHKDAVHGVWEHRDVHNLYGLYVQKATSEGLIQRSGGVERPFVLTRAFFAGSQRYGAVWTGDNAAEWGHLKISIPMCLSLGLVGISFCGADVGGFFKHPSAELLVRWYQAGAYQPFFRAHAHIDTPRREPWLFGPENTALIREAVRQRYALLPNWYQLFYNAHNTGQPVMRPLWVEYPAEVTTFSIEDEYLIGKDLLVHPVTDEGATGVTAYLPGKGEVWYDVHSLQKHDGDQSLYIPVTMSSIPVFQRGGSIICRKERVRRSSSCMENDPYTLYVALNSQGFAEGELYIDDFHTFNYQKSKQFIHRRLSFSNNSLTSRNLAPDAQFSTESWIERIVVIGGSRPSSVSLINADGVESALEFEFSSNPAVLTVRKPSVSAAADWTVVLR, encoded by the exons ATGGCGGCTTCCTGTGACAG CTTTGTTTTGCTGCTGTTTCTGCTGTTTGTGAGCGCTCAGGCTGTGGACCGCAGTAACTTCAAAACATGCGACCAGAGCTCATTTTGCAA gcGCCAGAGGGAGCTGAAGCCAGGTCAGTCCCCGTACAGAGCTCTGCTGGACACACTGGAGCTGAGCGACTCCAGACTCACACTGCAGCTCATCAATGACAACAACAAG GTCCGCTTGTTGCTGGAGCTGTACAGACTGCAGGGGAACATGACACGGGTGAAGATTAATGAACTCAAACCAATCAAGCCTCGTTATGAGGTGCCAGATGTGCTCATCTCTGATCCCATTACTGAAGC GCTGTCCGTGGTGTCTCAGGATGACAACAGTCTTGTTTTGTCTCTGGGTGGAAACGAGCAGCGGCTCATCGTCAGCGCTCAGCCATTTCGCCTGGACATCATCGAGGGCCCTCAGGTGCTCATGTCCCTCAACTCCAGGGGCCTGCTGGCCTTCGAGCACCTGCGGGTGCGCAAGGACAC CAACAGCGAGTCTGAGGAAACCACAGGACAGCAGAAAGAGGAGCAGCCAAccagtgag GATGGACAAAtaaaagaagaagaggaggagaaacCGGGCATGTGGGAGGAAACCTTCAAATCTCATAGTGATTCAAAACCCAATG GTCCGTCATCTATTAGTTTAGATTTTTCTCTGCCGGGTGTGGAGCATGTGTACGGCATTCCCGAACACGCAGACACACTCAGACTGAAGAGCACAGA AAATTCAGACCCTTATCGGCTGTACAACCTGGATGTCTTTCAGTATGAGCTGCACAACCCAATGGCTCTTTACGGGGCCGTTCCTGTCCTCATTTCTCACAGCACTGAGCGCACCATGGGCATCTTCTGGCTCAACGCCGCAGAAACATGGGTGGATATCAGCTCAAACTCTCCAGACACG GTGTCTAGTGACGCTCCTCAGACGAATGTCCGCTGGGTTTCTGAGAGCGGTATTATTGATGTCTTTATCATGCTGGGACCAAAACCTGCAGATGTCTTCACTCAGTACGCCTCACTTACAG GCACGCAGTCTTTTCCTCCTCTGTCGGCGCTGGCGTATCATCAGTGCCGCTGGAACTATAATGATCAGGAGGACGTAAAGGCTGTGGATCAGGGCTTCGATGAGCACGACATCCCGTATGACTTCATCTGGCTGGACATTGAACATGCGGATGGAAAACGCTACTTCACCTGGGACCCCATCAAATTCCCTACACCTAAAGACATGCTGAAGGGGCTGATGGACAAGAGACgcaag CTAGTGGCCATTGTGGATCCTCACATTAGGGTGGACAGCGGCTACAGGATTCACAACGAGATCCGCTCCAAGAACTTTTATGTCAAGAACAAAGATGGAGGAGACTATGAGGGCTGGTGTTGGCCAG GTAATTCAGGCTATCCTGACTTCACTAACCCGGAGATGAGAGCGTGGTGGGCCAGCATGTTTGCCTATGACCAGTATGAG GGCTCTATGGAGAATCAGTACATCTGGAATGACATGAACGAGCCGTCTGTGTTTAATGGGCCTGAGGTGACCATGCACAAAGATGCGGTTCACGGTGTCTGGGAGCACAGAGACGTGCACAACCTTTATGGCCTCTATGTG CAAAAGGCGACGTCTGAAGGCCTGATTCAGCGTTCTGGAGGAGTGGAGAGACCTTTCGTTCTGACCAGAGCATTTTTTGCTGGATCTCAGCGTTACG GTGCGGTGTGGACAGGAGATAATGCTGCTGAATGGGGTCATCTGAAGATCTCCATCCCCATGTGCTTGAGTCTGGGCTTAGTGGGCATCTCTTTCTGTGGAG CTGATGTTGGCGGTTTCTTTAAACATCCCAGTGCTGAGCTGTTGGTGCGATGGTATCAGGCTGGAGCTTATCAGCCATTTTTCCGTGCACACGCTCACATAGACACACCGCGCAGGGAGCCCTGGCTGTTCGGCCCAGAAAACACTGCCCTCATCCGGGAGGCGGTGCGCCAGCGATATGCCCTCCTGCCATACTGGTACCAGCTATTCTACAATGCACACAACACTGGACAACCTGTTATGAG ACCTCTGTGGGTAGAATATCCTGCCGAGGTCATCACTTTCTCAATTGAGGATGAGTACTTGATTG GGAAGGATTTGCTGGTGCACCCGGTCACTGATGAGGGCGCCACTGGTGTTACTGCATATCTGCCTGGGAAAGGCGAG GTCTGGTATGACGTTCACTCTCTCCAGAAGCATGATGGGGATCAGAGTCTCTACATTCCTGTCACCATGAGCTCC ATCCCAGTCTTCCAGCGTGGAGGATCCATCATCTGCAGGAAAGAGCGCATCAGGAGGTCTTCGTCCTGTATGGAGAACGATCCCTACACTCTCTATGTTGCTCTCAATCCTCAG GGTTTTGCTGAAGGAGAGCTGTACATCGATGACTTCCACACCTTCAACTATCAGAAATCCAAGCAGTTTATCCACAGACGTCTGTCCTTCTCTAACAACAGCCTGACCTCCAG